The Thermus brockianus genome window below encodes:
- a CDS encoding DUF6282 family protein — translation MTPSERAWALVQGAYDLHVHVEPDILPRRIHDLALAERFRQVGLRGFVLKSHYAPTAERAQVVGGAVPGVEVLGAIVLNHGVGGLNPLAVEIAARAGARFLWFPTVDAANEAREVAGLPPGKRPQWAKLQEAFREAGLLPPPIEVLDAKGKVRPEARAVLKVAARHQMVVATGHLSREEILKVVEAALEEGVSHVVVTHPDYPTQDLPLSDQRYLASQGVYLERCFAPSHTGKVPWEKLFRAIREAGVEQSLLSTDLGQPANPPVEEGLALFADRLLQAGFSDEEVRHMAVTVPAKLARGGKE, via the coding sequence ATGACGCCCAGCGAGCGGGCTTGGGCCCTGGTTCAGGGGGCTTACGACCTCCACGTCCACGTGGAACCCGACATCCTTCCCAGGAGGATCCACGATCTAGCCCTGGCCGAGCGGTTTCGCCAGGTGGGCCTTAGGGGGTTTGTTCTGAAGTCCCACTACGCCCCCACGGCGGAACGGGCCCAGGTGGTGGGGGGGGCGGTGCCCGGAGTAGAGGTCCTGGGAGCCATCGTGCTCAACCACGGGGTAGGGGGGCTAAACCCCCTGGCGGTGGAGATCGCCGCACGGGCTGGGGCTCGCTTCCTCTGGTTCCCCACGGTGGACGCGGCCAACGAGGCCCGCGAGGTAGCGGGGCTGCCCCCAGGGAAGAGGCCCCAGTGGGCTAAGCTACAGGAAGCTTTCCGAGAGGCAGGGCTTTTACCACCCCCCATAGAGGTCCTGGATGCCAAGGGCAAGGTGAGGCCCGAGGCCCGGGCGGTTCTCAAGGTTGCCGCCCGCCACCAGATGGTGGTGGCCACGGGGCATCTCTCGCGGGAGGAAATCCTGAAGGTTGTGGAGGCGGCCTTGGAAGAAGGGGTATCCCACGTGGTGGTCACCCACCCCGACTATCCCACCCAAGACCTTCCCCTGAGCGACCAGCGCTACCTGGCCTCCCAGGGGGTGTATTTGGAACGTTGCTTTGCACCCTCCCACACGGGGAAGGTTCCCTGGGAGAAGCTCTTTCGCGCCATCCGGGAGGCGGGGGTGGAACAGAGCCTTCTGTCCACGGACCTCGGCCAGCCGGCCAACCCGCCTGTGGAGGAAGGGCTTGCCCTCTTTGCCGACCGGCTCCTGCAGGCCGGGTTTAGCGACGAGGAGGTGCGGCATATGGCGGTGACTGTACCCGCAAAGCTGGCGAGGGGAGGGAAGGAGTGA
- a CDS encoding catechol 2,3-dioxygenase gives MEGGEYARWPYGDLAHLGHVELITPKPEASLSFFTEVMGMTVSGQEGDSVYLRGWDDYEYHTLKLTAGTKPALGHFAFRVKSPEALTRRVKALEASGLGEGWTDGDLGHGPAYRFRTPDGHLMELYYETRWYTPTEATRPALKNQASRFPGRGANLRRLDHINILVSDVGAVREFMERFLGMKVTEQIIFSDGSEQGAWLTCNNKTYDVAVTKDHLGVRGRLHHFTYAVDSREEVLRAADICLEHGVHIETGPHKHAIQQTFFLYVYEPGGCRFEIACPGARLLLAPDWRPIVWNEEERKRGQAWGLKTVETFHTYGVPPVEEA, from the coding sequence ATGGAAGGAGGCGAATACGCCCGTTGGCCTTATGGCGACCTAGCCCACCTGGGCCACGTGGAGCTCATCACCCCCAAACCCGAGGCCAGCCTATCGTTCTTCACCGAGGTCATGGGGATGACGGTAAGCGGGCAGGAGGGGGATTCCGTTTACCTTCGGGGTTGGGATGATTACGAGTACCATACCCTCAAGCTCACTGCGGGCACCAAGCCCGCTTTGGGCCATTTCGCCTTTCGTGTCAAGAGCCCGGAAGCGTTAACCCGTCGGGTGAAGGCCCTCGAGGCCTCCGGCCTTGGGGAGGGGTGGACAGATGGGGACCTGGGGCACGGCCCCGCCTACCGGTTCCGCACCCCGGATGGGCACCTAATGGAGCTTTACTACGAAACCCGTTGGTACACCCCCACCGAGGCTACCCGCCCTGCCCTCAAGAACCAGGCCTCCCGCTTCCCGGGAAGGGGAGCGAACCTTAGGCGATTGGACCACATCAACATCCTGGTGTCCGACGTGGGGGCGGTGCGGGAGTTCATGGAGCGCTTCTTGGGCATGAAGGTCACCGAGCAGATCATCTTTAGCGATGGGAGCGAACAGGGGGCCTGGCTTACGTGCAACAACAAGACTTACGATGTGGCCGTGACGAAAGACCACTTGGGAGTGAGGGGTAGGCTACACCACTTCACCTACGCCGTGGACAGCCGAGAGGAGGTCCTGCGGGCGGCGGACATCTGCTTGGAACACGGGGTCCACATTGAAACGGGCCCCCACAAGCACGCCATTCAGCAGACCTTCTTCCTCTACGTCTACGAGCCCGGTGGATGCCGTTTTGAGATCGCCTGCCCCGGAGCGCGCCTCCTCCTTGCCCCCGACTGGAGGCCCATCGTCTGGAACGAGGAGGAGCGAAAGAGGGGGCAGGCCTGGGGCTTGAAGACGGTGGAAACCTTCCACACCTACGGGGTCCCCCCGGTGGAGGAGGCCTAA
- a CDS encoding tyrosine-type recombinase/integrase, whose protein sequence is MYNAPMDPSTPTQVLWKTLGVKSPDNALTPLAPYAEYLLLERGYSPRGVRRYLQDLAFWFRFLEAHALPPGPEAVRALLLAERWSPRRVQGFLAALRSYYRYLAQVRGEAVDDPTEGIGRPKAGRRLPLHPNPEELKRFLSAFAEDKAAKLLSGLARFLYGTGLRISEALSLKGRNLVLEKGLPVAVRVVGKGNKERLVPLSKTAREALLELGLPQGNVPVFTFSQGRRRGRTPSARWVEAKFREAALRAGLDPRRFTPHKLRHAYATLLVEVGVELDAVKDLLGHESIATTQIYLHASRERLKEAAQRLPDL, encoded by the coding sequence ATGTATAATGCCCCCATGGACCCCAGTACCCCCACCCAGGTTCTTTGGAAAACCCTCGGTGTTAAAAGCCCCGATAACGCCCTTACCCCCCTCGCCCCCTATGCGGAATACCTCCTCCTGGAACGGGGCTACTCCCCAAGGGGGGTCCGCCGGTACCTCCAGGACCTGGCCTTCTGGTTCCGGTTCCTCGAGGCCCACGCCCTCCCCCCAGGCCCCGAGGCGGTGCGGGCCCTTCTGCTCGCCGAGCGCTGGTCCCCAAGAAGGGTCCAAGGGTTCTTGGCGGCCCTGAGGAGCTACTACCGCTACCTCGCCCAGGTGCGGGGCGAGGCGGTGGACGACCCCACGGAGGGCATCGGCCGGCCCAAGGCGGGCCGCAGGCTGCCCCTGCACCCAAACCCCGAGGAGCTTAAGCGCTTCCTCTCGGCCTTCGCCGAGGACAAGGCGGCCAAGCTCCTCAGCGGCTTGGCCCGCTTCCTCTACGGCACCGGCTTGCGCATCTCCGAGGCCCTCTCCCTTAAGGGGCGGAACCTGGTGCTGGAAAAGGGCCTTCCTGTGGCGGTGCGGGTGGTGGGCAAGGGCAACAAGGAGCGGCTCGTGCCCCTTTCCAAGACGGCCCGGGAGGCCCTCCTGGAGCTGGGCCTTCCCCAAGGGAATGTTCCGGTTTTCACTTTCTCGCAGGGCCGCCGCCGGGGGCGCACCCCTTCCGCCCGCTGGGTGGAGGCCAAGTTCCGGGAGGCCGCCCTACGGGCGGGCCTTGACCCCCGGCGCTTCACCCCCCACAAGCTCCGCCACGCCTACGCCACCTTGTTGGTGGAGGTGGGCGTGGAGCTGGATGCCGTGAAGGACCTCTTGGGCCACGAGTCCATCGCCACCACCCAGATCTACCTCCACGCCTCCCGGGAAAGGCTCAAGGAAGCGGCCCAAAGGCTTCCCGACCTCTAA
- a CDS encoding aldehyde dehydrogenase: MVQTAKPVRLYIGGVWREAQTGKRFVRRSPLDGEMASEAEAAGFEDAREAVESAEKAFFTWSETPPSERRELLWRAAEALEARRPAFVEAMVAETGSTPGWAEFNVHLAAGMFKEAAALTTQITGEVIPSDRPGTLAFAIRQPVGVVLSLAPWNAPVILGVRALATPLACGNTVVFKGSELSPKTHALIVEALEEAGFPPGVVNFLTTSPEDAPQVVEALIAHPAVRRVNFTGSTRTGRIIAELCGRHLKPVLLELGGKAPAIVLRDANLEEAANAIAFGAFANQGQICMSTERLVVEEAVADALVERLAQKAQRLAVGDPRREPVALSCLVDPKATDRVAELLEEALAQGATLVAGGRREGPFLWPTVVDHVTPKMRLYHEESFGPVVAVVRVKDEEEALRVANDTEYGLSAAIFTQDIAKGLRLAKRIQSGICHINGPTVHDEPQMPFGGVKASGFGRFGGRAGIHEFTELRWITVQTEPLHYPF, translated from the coding sequence ATGGTGCAAACGGCGAAACCCGTGCGGTTATACATTGGCGGCGTTTGGCGGGAGGCACAAACCGGAAAGCGCTTTGTTCGTAGGAGTCCCCTGGATGGGGAGATGGCAAGCGAGGCGGAAGCGGCGGGCTTTGAGGACGCCCGAGAGGCGGTGGAAAGCGCCGAAAAGGCGTTTTTCACCTGGTCGGAAACGCCCCCAAGCGAACGGCGCGAGCTACTTTGGCGGGCCGCAGAGGCCCTCGAGGCCAGGAGGCCCGCCTTCGTGGAGGCCATGGTAGCGGAAACGGGGAGCACCCCTGGGTGGGCCGAGTTCAACGTACACCTGGCAGCGGGAATGTTCAAGGAGGCCGCCGCCCTCACCACGCAAATCACAGGGGAAGTCATCCCCTCCGACCGGCCAGGAACCCTTGCCTTCGCCATCCGTCAACCCGTGGGGGTGGTCCTCAGCCTTGCGCCCTGGAACGCCCCCGTGATCCTGGGAGTGCGTGCCCTGGCCACGCCCCTTGCCTGCGGTAATACCGTGGTTTTCAAAGGTTCCGAGCTTTCCCCCAAAACCCACGCCCTTATCGTGGAGGCCTTGGAGGAAGCGGGGTTTCCCCCGGGGGTCGTTAACTTCCTTACCACTTCCCCCGAAGACGCTCCCCAGGTGGTGGAGGCCCTCATCGCCCACCCTGCCGTGCGCCGGGTCAATTTTACCGGTTCTACCCGTACGGGAAGGATAATTGCCGAGCTTTGCGGGCGCCACCTGAAACCGGTCCTGTTAGAGCTCGGTGGTAAGGCACCGGCCATCGTGCTTAGGGACGCTAATCTGGAAGAAGCGGCCAACGCTATCGCCTTTGGTGCATTCGCCAACCAAGGACAGATCTGCATGTCCACCGAGCGGCTCGTGGTGGAAGAAGCGGTGGCGGATGCCCTGGTGGAGCGGCTAGCGCAGAAAGCCCAACGCCTTGCCGTGGGAGATCCCCGTCGGGAACCCGTGGCGCTCAGTTGTCTGGTGGATCCCAAGGCCACAGACCGCGTGGCTGAACTCCTCGAGGAGGCCCTCGCCCAAGGGGCCACGCTCGTAGCCGGTGGACGGAGGGAAGGCCCCTTCCTCTGGCCTACCGTAGTGGACCATGTAACCCCTAAAATGCGCCTCTACCACGAGGAATCCTTTGGCCCGGTGGTGGCGGTGGTGCGGGTCAAGGATGAAGAGGAAGCCCTGAGGGTGGCCAACGACACCGAGTACGGTCTCTCCGCAGCCATCTTCACCCAGGACATCGCCAAGGGCCTCCGGCTAGCTAAGCGGATTCAGTCCGGCATCTGCCACATCAACGGTCCCACGGTCCACGACGAGCCCCAGATGCCCTTTGGGGGCGTGAAAGCTTCCGGATTTGGGCGCTTTGGCGGCCGGGCTGGAATCCATGAATTCACTGAGCTTCGCTGGATCACGGTACAAACGGAACCTCTGCACTACCCCTTCTAA
- a CDS encoding 4-carboxy-4-hydroxy-2-oxoadipate aldolase/oxaloacetate decarboxylase: MLTPEEVKALAELGSATVYEASGREGLVPLSFLRFPPGVKAAGPAFPVLCAPGDNLGAHAAMAALKPGEVLVLAQAAAEPVALVGELLATQAKAQGAAAILVDGAVRDADELAALGLPVWARWVSPKGAKRERLLGLGVPVFLGGVEVRLGDYLVLDGDGVVVVPRERAREVLQKARERAEREGRLRERFAGGELSLDLYGLRERVAEQLAQAARLREEGGHG; the protein is encoded by the coding sequence ATGCTTACGCCAGAAGAGGTGAAAGCGCTCGCCGAGCTGGGTAGCGCTACCGTTTACGAGGCCTCGGGGCGGGAGGGACTTGTTCCGCTTTCCTTCCTGCGTTTTCCCCCGGGGGTCAAGGCGGCGGGCCCCGCTTTTCCCGTGCTCTGCGCCCCGGGGGACAACCTGGGGGCCCATGCGGCCATGGCTGCCCTAAAGCCGGGGGAGGTCCTGGTCCTGGCCCAAGCGGCAGCGGAACCCGTGGCCCTGGTGGGGGAACTCCTGGCCACCCAGGCCAAGGCCCAAGGGGCGGCGGCCATCCTGGTGGACGGAGCGGTGCGGGATGCCGACGAGCTAGCGGCCCTGGGCCTGCCCGTCTGGGCCCGGTGGGTGAGCCCTAAGGGGGCGAAGCGGGAGAGGCTTTTGGGCCTGGGGGTTCCCGTCTTCCTAGGGGGCGTGGAGGTGCGGCTTGGGGACTACCTGGTCCTGGATGGGGACGGGGTGGTGGTGGTTCCCCGGGAGCGGGCCCGGGAGGTGTTGCAAAAGGCCCGGGAACGGGCAGAACGCGAGGGGCGCTTGCGCGAACGGTTTGCGGGGGGAGAGCTCTCCTTGGACCTCTATGGGCTCAGGGAGCGCGTGGCGGAGCAATTGGCCCAAGCGGCGCGGCTTCGGGAGGAGGGAGGCCATGGCTAG
- a CDS encoding PIG-L deacetylase family protein, producing MKRLLVVSAHAADFVWRAGGAIALTVAQGGKALVVALSYGERGESGELWKEPGQTLERVKAIRQEEASRAAAILGAEFVPLDLGDYPLRVDEKALGRLVEVLVDFAPDVLMTHTPKDPFNPDHPVAYEATELARQLASGAGVASAFKTIRPPEFLLFEPHQPELCGFVPNLFLDITPVWEKKLKAMEVFASQAYLRRYYAERAEHRANHARRISGLKDIEKAEAFQRVLPQVVRSL from the coding sequence GTGAAGCGCCTGTTGGTGGTGAGCGCCCATGCGGCGGATTTCGTGTGGCGGGCCGGTGGGGCCATCGCCCTCACCGTGGCCCAAGGGGGTAAGGCCCTGGTGGTGGCCTTGAGCTATGGGGAGCGGGGGGAGTCGGGGGAGCTTTGGAAGGAGCCGGGGCAGACCCTGGAGCGGGTGAAAGCCATCCGCCAGGAGGAGGCAAGCCGGGCGGCGGCCATTCTGGGAGCCGAGTTTGTGCCCCTGGACCTGGGGGACTACCCCTTGCGGGTGGACGAGAAAGCCTTAGGGCGCTTGGTGGAAGTTCTGGTGGACTTCGCCCCGGATGTGCTCATGACGCATACCCCCAAGGACCCCTTCAACCCCGACCACCCGGTGGCCTACGAGGCCACGGAGCTCGCCCGGCAGTTGGCTTCGGGCGCAGGGGTGGCGAGCGCCTTTAAGACTATCCGCCCGCCGGAGTTCCTCCTTTTTGAACCCCACCAGCCGGAGCTCTGCGGCTTCGTGCCCAACCTCTTCCTGGACATCACCCCGGTGTGGGAGAAGAAGCTTAAGGCCATGGAGGTCTTTGCATCCCAGGCGTACCTGCGGCGCTACTACGCCGAACGGGCGGAGCACCGGGCCAACCACGCCCGGCGGATCTCGGGCCTAAAGGACATAGAGAAGGCAGAGGCCTTCCAGCGGGTCCTGCCCCAGGTGGTGCGAAGCCTGTAG
- a CDS encoding SDR family oxidoreductase: MFLEQFRLDGKAALVTGGSRGLGLEAALALKEAGAKVAVMARRASFFEEARKHLGEDALYLEGDVRDEARLEELCDQVERELGPLTVLVNAAGISWGAPSLEMPVEKVREVLEVNLVGAFLASRAAAKRMKERGYGKIIHIASVAGLKGEYPEVLDAVGYSASKGGLVALTRDLAVKWGRWGIRVNALAPGFFPTRMTEKVLPKAEPLLRATLPLGRAGRPGELGGAVLFLASPASDYITGVVLPVDGGATAL; this comes from the coding sequence ATGTTTTTGGAGCAATTTCGCTTGGATGGCAAGGCGGCCTTGGTGACGGGGGGCTCCCGGGGGCTTGGCCTCGAGGCGGCCCTGGCCCTCAAGGAGGCGGGGGCCAAGGTGGCGGTGATGGCCCGGCGGGCAAGCTTCTTTGAAGAGGCCCGCAAGCACCTGGGGGAGGATGCCCTCTACCTGGAAGGGGACGTGCGGGACGAGGCCCGCCTGGAGGAGCTTTGCGACCAGGTGGAACGGGAGCTCGGCCCCCTCACGGTCTTGGTGAACGCCGCCGGCATCAGCTGGGGTGCGCCCTCCCTGGAGATGCCCGTGGAAAAGGTGCGGGAGGTCCTGGAGGTGAACCTGGTGGGGGCCTTTTTGGCGAGCCGCGCCGCCGCCAAGCGCATGAAGGAAAGGGGCTACGGCAAGATCATCCACATCGCCTCCGTGGCCGGCCTTAAGGGGGAGTACCCCGAGGTCCTGGACGCCGTGGGCTACTCTGCCTCCAAGGGTGGGCTTGTAGCCCTTACCCGGGACCTGGCGGTGAAATGGGGGCGGTGGGGCATCCGGGTGAACGCCCTGGCCCCTGGGTTTTTCCCCACCCGCATGACGGAAAAGGTCCTGCCCAAGGCCGAGCCTCTCCTAAGGGCTACCTTGCCCTTGGGCCGGGCGGGGAGGCCCGGGGAGCTCGGGGGGGCGGTGCTCTTCCTGGCAAGCCCCGCCTCGGACTACATCACGGGGGTGGTCCTGCCCGTGGACGGCGGGGCCACGGCCCTTTAG
- a CDS encoding NAD(P)-dependent oxidoreductase — translation MARLRVAVLGLGEAGSAIAWDLVQAGAEVVGYDPIPEKNVPGIHRAQSEREAAHGAQVVLSVNWARVALEVAEKVAPVLSPGAVYADLNTASPKLKRSLAAILAPTGALFADVALMSPVPGKGLKTPSLASGSGAFAYRERLEPLGAVVEVVGEAPGDAATRKLLRSVFFKGMAAAVMEALEGARRLGLEAELKANVAQTLKEADEALVERLVEGSLRHAGRRREEMLAAAELLAEIGVKPRVARAAAEQLGALSGVLEPD, via the coding sequence ATGGCTAGGCTCCGGGTGGCGGTGCTAGGCCTTGGGGAGGCGGGCTCGGCCATCGCCTGGGATCTTGTCCAGGCGGGGGCCGAGGTGGTGGGGTACGACCCCATTCCGGAAAAAAACGTGCCCGGCATCCACCGCGCCCAAAGCGAAAGGGAGGCGGCCCATGGAGCCCAAGTGGTCCTTTCCGTGAACTGGGCCCGGGTGGCCCTGGAGGTGGCGGAGAAGGTGGCCCCCGTTCTGAGCCCAGGCGCCGTCTACGCTGACCTGAACACCGCATCCCCCAAGCTCAAGCGCTCCTTGGCGGCAATCCTTGCCCCCACAGGAGCGCTTTTCGCCGACGTGGCCCTGATGAGTCCGGTGCCGGGGAAGGGGCTTAAGACCCCCTCCCTGGCTTCGGGGTCCGGGGCTTTCGCCTATCGGGAACGCCTGGAACCCCTGGGAGCCGTGGTGGAGGTCGTGGGGGAGGCCCCGGGGGATGCGGCTACCCGAAAGCTTCTGCGAAGCGTCTTCTTCAAGGGAATGGCGGCGGCGGTGATGGAAGCCTTGGAGGGGGCGCGACGCCTGGGCTTGGAGGCGGAGCTTAAGGCCAACGTCGCCCAAACCTTGAAAGAGGCCGACGAGGCCCTGGTGGAGCGGTTGGTGGAGGGAAGCTTGCGCCACGCTGGGAGGCGGCGCGAGGAGATGCTGGCGGCGGCGGAACTTCTGGCGGAGATCGGGGTAAAACCGCGGGTGGCAAGGGCGGCGGCGGAGCAGCTGGGGGCGCTGAGCGGGGTGCTGGAGCCCGATTAG
- a CDS encoding long-chain fatty acid--CoA ligase, with protein MFPSTMMDEELNLWDFLERAAALFGRKEVVSRLHTGEIHRTTYAEVYRRAKRLMRGLRALGVGEGDRVATLGFNHFRHLEAYFAVPGMGAVLHTANPRLSPKEIAYILNHAEDKVLLFDPNLLSLVEALRPELKTVRHFVVMDEKAPEGYLAYEEILGEEAEPHRVPERAACGMAYTTGTTGLPKGVVYSHRALVLHSLAASLFDGTALSERDVVLPVVPMFHVNAWCLPYAATLVGAKQVLPGPRLDPTSLVELFDGEGVTFTAGVPTVWLALADHLESTGHRLRTLRRLVVGGSAAPKSLIARFERMGIEVRQGYGLTETSPVVVQNFIKSHLEGLPEEEKLTLKAKTGLPIPLVRLRVADEEGRPVPRDGKRMGEIQLRGPWITRGYYQNEEASQRALTADGWFRTGDMAVWDEEGYVEIKDRLKDLIKSGGEWISSVDLENALMGHPKVKEAAVVAIPHPKWQERPLAVVVPRGEAPTPEELGAHLLQAGFAKWQLPDAYVFVEEIPRTSAGKFLKRALRERYKDYYGGV; from the coding sequence ATGTTCCCAAGCACCATGATGGACGAGGAGCTGAACCTTTGGGACTTCCTGGAGAGGGCAGCGGCGCTTTTCGGGAGGAAAGAGGTGGTCTCCCGCCTCCACACCGGGGAGATCCACCGCACCACCTACGCCGAGGTTTACCGGCGGGCGAAGCGGCTCATGAGGGGGCTTAGGGCCCTCGGGGTAGGGGAGGGGGACCGGGTGGCCACGTTGGGCTTCAACCACTTCCGCCACCTCGAGGCCTACTTCGCCGTGCCCGGCATGGGGGCCGTGCTCCACACCGCCAACCCCCGCCTGAGCCCCAAGGAGATCGCCTACATCCTGAACCACGCCGAGGACAAGGTCCTCCTCTTTGACCCGAACCTCCTTTCCCTGGTGGAGGCCCTCCGCCCGGAACTGAAGACCGTGCGCCACTTCGTGGTCATGGACGAGAAGGCCCCCGAGGGGTACCTGGCCTACGAGGAGATTTTGGGAGAGGAGGCGGAGCCCCACCGGGTCCCCGAGCGGGCTGCCTGCGGCATGGCCTACACCACGGGGACCACCGGCCTACCCAAGGGGGTGGTGTACAGCCACCGGGCCCTGGTCCTCCACTCCTTGGCGGCCAGCCTCTTTGACGGCACGGCCCTTTCGGAAAGGGACGTGGTCCTTCCCGTGGTGCCCATGTTCCACGTGAACGCCTGGTGCCTCCCTTACGCCGCCACCCTGGTGGGGGCCAAACAGGTCCTGCCGGGGCCCCGCCTAGATCCCACCTCCTTGGTGGAGCTCTTTGACGGGGAGGGGGTCACCTTCACCGCCGGGGTGCCCACGGTGTGGCTCGCCTTGGCGGACCACCTGGAAAGCACCGGCCACCGCCTGCGGACCCTGAGGCGGTTGGTGGTGGGGGGTAGCGCCGCCCCCAAAAGCCTCATCGCCCGCTTTGAGAGGATGGGGATAGAGGTGCGCCAGGGCTACGGCCTCACGGAAACCTCCCCGGTGGTGGTGCAGAACTTCATCAAGAGCCACCTGGAGGGCCTCCCGGAAGAGGAGAAGCTCACCCTCAAGGCCAAGACCGGCCTCCCCATCCCCCTGGTGCGCCTACGGGTGGCGGACGAGGAGGGCCGCCCCGTGCCCCGGGACGGGAAGCGCATGGGGGAGATCCAGCTCAGGGGCCCTTGGATTACCCGGGGCTACTACCAAAACGAGGAGGCGAGCCAAAGGGCCCTCACCGCCGACGGGTGGTTCCGCACGGGGGACATGGCCGTGTGGGACGAGGAGGGCTACGTGGAGATCAAGGACCGGCTCAAGGACCTCATCAAGTCGGGCGGGGAGTGGATCTCCAGCGTGGACTTGGAAAACGCCCTCATGGGCCACCCCAAGGTGAAGGAGGCGGCGGTGGTGGCCATCCCCCACCCCAAGTGGCAGGAGAGGCCCCTGGCGGTGGTGGTGCCGAGGGGCGAGGCGCCAACCCCTGAGGAGCTTGGCGCCCACCTCCTCCAGGCGGGCTTTGCCAAGTGGCAGCTTCCCGACGCCTACGTGTTCGTGGAGGAGATTCCTAGGACGAGCGCCGGCAAGTTCCTGAAGCGGGCCCTTAGGGAGCGGTACAAGGACTACTACGGGGGTGTCTGA
- a CDS encoding GntR family transcriptional regulator — protein MPAADKTTEVQQAYHLLREAILTGELLPGQRLVEKDLSERFGLGRAAIRTALAKLEQDGLVESAPYRGAWVRAISEEEAVEVLEARMALECLAARYAARRATPEEVARLREILAEMRERFAQGDLLGMSELNAAFHRTLVEASRHQTAKRLIEALRAQGVRHQYRTVLVPGRSQRSLEEHARILEAVAARNEEGAERAMREHLEGVLAALRQAKGGPL, from the coding sequence ATGCCGGCTGCGGACAAGACCACGGAGGTACAGCAGGCCTACCATCTCCTGCGGGAGGCTATCCTTACGGGGGAACTCCTTCCGGGGCAGCGCCTTGTAGAAAAGGACCTTTCCGAGCGCTTCGGCCTTGGGCGGGCCGCTATCCGCACCGCCTTGGCCAAGCTGGAGCAGGATGGTCTGGTGGAAAGCGCTCCCTACCGTGGGGCCTGGGTGCGGGCCATCTCGGAGGAAGAGGCGGTGGAGGTCCTCGAGGCCCGCATGGCTTTGGAATGCCTGGCGGCCCGCTACGCCGCCCGCCGCGCCACGCCGGAGGAGGTGGCCCGGCTTCGGGAAATCCTCGCAGAGATGCGGGAGCGGTTCGCGCAAGGGGATCTCCTGGGCATGTCCGAGCTCAACGCCGCCTTCCACCGGACCCTGGTGGAGGCCTCGAGGCACCAGACGGCCAAGCGGCTCATCGAGGCCCTGAGGGCCCAAGGGGTGCGCCACCAGTACCGGACCGTTTTGGTTCCCGGGCGTTCACAGCGCTCGCTAGAGGAACACGCCCGAATTTTGGAAGCCGTGGCCGCCCGCAACGAGGAGGGGGCCGAAAGGGCCATGCGGGAGCACCTGGAAGGCGTTCTGGCGGCTTTGCGCCAGGCGAAGGGAGGCCCGCTATGA
- a CDS encoding PaaI family thioesterase, translating to MSPFARWFQAEVLRKEKGEAELRLQVREEFLQGQGLVHGGILAALLDSALGQAVESLGVKVVTAELSVSYLRPVREGVLLARGWVVHPGRHLLHAAGEVLWEGKRVAFAKGVFYRVA from the coding sequence TTGAGCCCCTTTGCCCGGTGGTTCCAGGCGGAGGTCCTGAGGAAGGAAAAGGGCGAGGCGGAGCTTCGCCTACAGGTGCGGGAAGAGTTCCTGCAGGGCCAAGGCCTCGTGCATGGCGGCATCCTCGCCGCCCTGTTGGATAGCGCCCTGGGCCAGGCGGTGGAAAGCTTAGGGGTCAAGGTGGTCACGGCCGAGCTTTCCGTGAGCTACCTACGCCCTGTACGGGAGGGGGTGCTCCTCGCCCGGGGGTGGGTGGTCCACCCCGGCCGGCACCTCCTCCACGCCGCCGGGGAGGTCCTTTGGGAGGGGAAGCGGGTGGCCTTCGCCAAGGGGGTCTTCTACCGGGTAGCCTAG